The sequence below is a genomic window from Lolium perenne isolate Kyuss_39 chromosome 4, Kyuss_2.0, whole genome shotgun sequence.
GGTGTTTAAACGCCGGTGAAGTCAAACGCCACGTTCAACCTTGACCGGTCCTTGCTTGCGTGGCAGCTGAGGTGGCCACAGGCTCCACTGGTCAGTGAACGTAGCTAGGTATGAATCGGTACCAATAGTATTTTAGTTTTAGTACCAGTAAATAGCTGAAACTTTGTGGAAATAAATCAAATTTAATTttgctcagaaaaatataaataatatatcaaaatgctcacaaaaataaactctattcaataaaaatataaaataaaaatgtgtgtcaaaataaaaatccacTTATTTTTACCTTTATTAATCATgtcttttcatttatttaaaacacaatttgaattcaataaattagtgaagtttaaaaattaaatattagctattcagtaagtaaataaaatattaagattaattttctttatcataattacatccacttaaatattagtgataattcataaaccctaatttgcaaattactattttctaattttctttaaataataataaagtaaGAAAATACTAAAAGCTATTATTATTTTGGTAATCCAAaacttgtttacttaaacatctttagttaacaagtgaaTTATTTGAAAACCTAATAGCAATTGTTaaaccctagtttttaattaCACCTAAATAGGAGTtatcctaattattaattcttgtgaaaattaataaaatgtcaaccattattaattttgtttcaaagtaattagtaaccacacctTTGTTGTCAATTATTAGTTTAAgcattgtaccataatttagaaaccctagttttaatttaaatAAGACCTggaacccattattttatgtacTCATCCTCAATTAGttgcaatcctaaaaccctaggggtttagcccatatgATTATATAAACCTCAACTCTACACgtagaaccttgataagtaaccaatgaatgcatgttcATGATCCAAtaacataaaaccaattcacatgagattatcaggtCATGTCCCTATTTttgattaaaacctatatgatccactagtgacACTTAGgagaaaccctagcttgttacccaCATATTAATACCATTGATCCTCATACttagtatcacaccattgaattcaacctcaaccatcagacCCTAGTAGAATCCtaatgatgaaccctagtaccaaACTTGTGTAACAATTCACCtcacatgctcctatccaactaaaccctatttatgaaataataaaccatctagtttagaagacattagtgattatttagtgaagcaaatgtgagccatagtaaaccctaatagctaacttGTGGAACCACCTTGATAATCATCCTTTGTTATGATGCTTATGAGAAGCCATAGTAATAAACTTACCAATACTGGCTACATATAGGTCAATCCaatttaagaaccaactagtaccTATTAgaaaactaaatgaatccaatagtaaaccctagaagcccaTATCTCCTATTTATAGTAGTTCTTGTTCTTATTTAACctcttcttcaaaagttattcttttgaagtataatataagtaatcagcAACCATGTCATGTAGAACATAAAATTGACAACTACTCTTTACATGCTATTCAACTACAAGTCCTTTATGTGTGtgcttgttatgatgtcttatatcacttgtttatgatgctaagataaccaaaccctaataagaaccttgtttgagaaccattttaaaagtgcaacacacccaaaGAAATCCTTACAACTtatccatcctaaatcatcgaggttaggttaagcttgggacgattgcatctcatactatgcattgtatcatatttgccagttctttaaagggatttctattttcgtgccctcgggtccttagttgtactcagttttccccagctccttagtttttcctcagttttccccaagcccttgtctgaacccgcagaaggagctcggacggaaggaatccgttaagttgaccgttccgtgctgacgagtggggtcgtgtcgtttgtggggtcgcgtcgtgtgggaccgcgtcgtgtggggctggtaggaagggaccgcgtgggacaggatgagaccatgtttgtggggccgtagcgtgtggagccgtgtgggtccgggatgggagcacgagtggtttctgtctctttcgcccagattagcagttttcaatgtacctttttcctctctctcgctcgatctcattcatatttgatagcccaaattggtagcaaatctagagcagcttgtccttctgttttttaacgccattcatttctttatgccttcgtttttacccaatcaggtaggaaatctagggcacaaatccagagagaaaatataggataagctgcatacagcaaccaacatagcatagatatattcaggacagatccaaaagtagtatcgatagatccaacataagctacattttacatgaatttaagctgctctacagatagagcagtcacatgcgAAGAGTGCGGtgaggcacgttcaacgcctcccgaggagtagcgcgtgtgactcgcttggaggttgcgcagtgaatcccaagtgctttgtgtttggccatgtacgcatgcacgttcacggtccttccaactctagcgccacatctgccaatggattcagcatggttcaccagggagttgaagctcggtggcgcggagcttcactgttgcgaaggggcacttgtaaatgcctcgagcaaaggggccatcgtaatggccggactgcagcctcccgaggacgtgacgagtcttggtgtggaaggactcgtctgcatttgtcgacgtcgctgctctgcacctgtcacgtagcaccaaagatcgtgcaaaaaaaacggagtcaattgcaacgatgatggaacagagagtgaacaaaaaatcatgcatgataatatgggctcgaaaaaaagaggtagcctcagttacattggacacacttatatccaggatttgagtcagcaaaccaaagatcatgcacaacaaatttgtacacaccaattgtttaccgaCCAAACCactgaatcaatttatgcccaaatattcatcatcatcggcacaaatcttaaacaaaagcaaatcacaaacactaataacgcaagatctaacacaaaaggattgaactaggaacagacgaacgaataacgcaagatctaacacaaaaggattgaactaggaacagacgaaccgtaataacgctagatctaacacaaaatgattgaaatgagataagaacaagggaacaaagggttacctctggctcgttgtcgacgatgttggtgtcgtaggggttctccggcgcgtcgtattgcactggttcgtacgggtcccaagcgacggggactcggacggtggcggcggccgatgcgccggctgctacgttggaagcagcgacaggggcctggacggggcggcggccgatccaccggctgctacgttggaaacgTGGACAGGGGCCTGgagggcggcggccgatccgccggctgctacgttggaagccgcgacaggggcctggacggggcggcggccgatgcgccggctgctacgttggaaacgGCGACGCAGGGGCACAGGAcgggcggcggctgatgtgccgacaatgggcatctcattcttctccatcgccggcggttttctttggggttttttcttcggttgtggagaagatgatgggacaggagaggcggttgcagtgagccagtgagaacgtgcgtcgagggagagaaagaggggctctataaagacgaaggtggcgtgtaccgcaacacgcgtccgctatgcacggctgcagcgtgcaccgctacacgagtctaaccctgggacgtttggtgtactcagttataacctcaggccttatacagaaattttatctgtactcagttttcccctcgaggacttagaccggcaagtgcaatatactcagttttaccctcaagtagctggtcaacagagagtcaacaaatgagattaacatagctaattgagtcatttcatgcgcaaaaaaatccaaaaaaataaaaacatagtggcaactactcatggagtcttcctacgcaacctgccacctagaaaaccttaacaaacatatataaatcaagttttaccccaaatttccacttctcagaatcactagtgtagctatgaagatgattggttttccacccaaacccctttgcaaaacatctttcccaaaacatagtttgtctaaatgatgccataattgtcacactcatgtatatttgaattgcaaataatttgatgtagcccaatatgaattatattatacaaaacacacatttttcattttgtaattcttttgtttgaatcccttagtctatttactatttatgtgcccttggattcttagtactactcagttttgccctcaagtactgtcacaaatgctctgagaagcccaaacttatcctgattggttgagccgttgtcacacggatcgactccacgaaccgttgatccactgatctaacgggcagtatacccctatccgtctcttcgtggcaacctctctctctctctctctctctctctctctctttctctctctctcttcgtggccacccctctctctctatcggtggagaatgcccacccctctatttatgtgcaataacgagtttgccacttaatatagtttgggatatagtattggtataaacatgaggcatacatatttgcggatttcggtgattgcattatttgtcacccctctaacaattatcaactatctttagctgtccttttcttttagggaatatagtttgggatatagtattggtattttgaaacggcctaaaagtggtataattttgttataaacatgaggcatacatatttgcggatttcggtgattgctatcaactatctttagctgtccttttcttttagggaatatagtttgggatatagtattggtattttgaaatggcctaaaagtggtataattttgttataaacatgaggcatacatatttgcggatttcggtgattgcattatttgtcacccctctaacaattatcaactatctttagctgtccttttcttttagggaatatagtttgggatattgtattggtattttgaagggaccctattttgaaagggatcccattttgaaacggcctaaaagtggtataattttgttataaacatgaggcatacatatttgcggatttcggtgattgcattatttgtcacccctctaacaattatcaactatctttagctgtccttttcttttagggaatatagtttgggatatggtattggtattttgaaacggccgaaaagtggtataattttggtataaacacgaggcatacatatttgcggatttcggtgattgcattatttgtcacccctctaacaattatcaactatctttagctttccttttcttttagggaatatagttggtaatttcggtgaatgcacacactaactttgaaaacaactacaagtacatgtaactgaataatggatttgtaaggtatcccttgtaacaacttctagcgcctggtgagcaatgataagaatccgatcgtaattatacaacaaaaaaaactaGCCATCgggttagcttgcttcttcaactcgatcagctgccttaatcgcttgttcattttcttcgattctcccttcacttccaccagttctgcatttggagcattaggcataatcggaacggctcctctctccgccgcattctctctgacaagtcccctcccaaattgcgcccccaatagcgccaattgattcctgcagaaGCCtacgaacgtacacatcgatccactcgaaatgcctgcatttcttcaagatctgaaaacaacaacgtgaaccctaaatcccaaattcgagggaataacaagaaaatcgagagaaaacagagaaattggagcgagatctaaccttatccccctctctatatggcaagctctcgcatgcaacgaactcacgtccacggttgccgttctcgtccgtcttactggatcgacgcttcagaggctcctggcgtgggcagttagggcatcttgtcaaaggcacgggtccatactgcggccatgaagaacgggaggtcgaagagaaactagacatcacccgcctaccggagaagggctgccgctggcggagaagaagaacaatggggcgcggagaaagaaaggggaagcaatggcacgggcacgggcacgggcgcggggctggctcgggctcccattttgcaacggtcacctgggtaagctgtgggtccggcgcgctaacgtggacaagttgtgggtcccacgatgatctggataagtggagacgtgtccactgcggggcaccaacagcggccccacttgccagcaccaaccaacgtcaactaaacgggattccttccgtccgagctctttctgcgggttacagacaagggcttggggaaaactgaggaaaaactaaggagctggggaaaactgagtacaactaaggacccgagggcacgaaaatagaaatcccttctttaaacattatccttaccagacgatgatggtatttcagaatttggagttctcacgtatcgaagcttttgcctgcataatcttgcattcaagaaaggcaagttcatcgcttgctcatgtgatttgattatttttatcaaactatatgcaaagtactatacttatcaccctTGCAttaaaaagcaaagtattattttacaattatgaatatgactatgtggtgggcaatgcaaccatggtatgtgttgatatggtggaggttccgtggcaagggtactactcatctaggactaagtaccaataccgtccagtgattctagcgccgtacaaaacgcgttgaccataagatctataatggctatgggaagccagctgtatcttttccctcttgcatatcaacGGACCTGGTGAAGCCTTGCTGGGTGTTGAGATAAcactgcagtaggttgggaaattctttaaaatccccatccgtgtggatgagaggctctatcgtctatgagggattgtccgacgtacatcgggggtaaagccgtatgatcgggagatgtctaccggggatgtACGGGTGGACAGAAGGGTGGGTATGcaaggtcgcggagaaggcagtgtaggcttggatcttacacctggccccacaccaaggaagtgtggacggagaCTTAagcccggttggcaacaaggataagttctcttatgggaaaagtaacgacctctgcagagtgtatcaaattgtggctgtcactctctgtttcgggaagggaactacaaacgcggcaggaaaggaactccatgaagttctgtttAAACTATGAAGActaacgggcatagttttcagaataaaataaaccttttgaagaaatgtttacaaaaacttgcattcgcctatgactttctggtctatggctgtagctagtgcatgatacacctatttcctaatatgaacttgctgactaTGCTCGTACTCATTTCCTCCCAttcgaacccccttcttagatcaaggcaccgaaggagaaactaccgtggaactggaAGACGAAGGAGTCAACTACAaccagatgaagaatccaatcaaagaagtcaatggagtcaacttctgcatcaattAGAGtgaaaacttagactagtaatagaagggaactttTCCCTAATCTTAGCATCTaaatagctagaattctatagcaagcctagTATTTCTAGAGATAGTGATAGCaacaagatagactacgagtcgttcgtctggagctttatttgaagttttacctcactataaagtaggaggctgtgttgatcttatgtaaacagttcgtatgtacttctatagacataccttggactcacatatgtttctgttgtaccgctctgagggatgtaatatgagtggaatggtgtttcacttgtgttatgtcaacgagttgtgtactacaccatgcagtggtacgctgggtcaccacacatAGAGGGGGCTTTGCCTGGAGCTCACCTCCGACCTCTAGTTGCTTGTTATGGTCGGGGAGGACGAGGTCTCGTTGACCTCCAGCTCCATGCACCTCACTCCTCGCCGCCACCACGTGCCTCGGCCTGTCAATGGAGAAGATGGAGGCGGCGGGAGGGGAAAATAAATGCTGGGAGTTTCCAGGTAGCAGGTTAGGTTTCCTATTCTAGGGCTGGACTAGGGATTAATTTCAACATTTATTCGGGTCTTATATGCGAAAACGTCTGAATCTTTGACCGGTGAACTCTTGCACGAACCTCCAACAACATATTGTTTAGATAGTAACGGGGGGAAATCCGCGTTCCGTGATGTTGGACACGAAATGACGATATAGTTGGCAGGAAACGGAACACCCTCTCTCTCCATTCTGCCTCCCTACCCACCAGAACAGAACATGCAACCGCCGCCGGACTCCGGCGAGCCCACCGGCAACGCCCTCGAGGAGTGCCTCCGCCTCCTGGACGAGCTCCCTTCCACTAACCCATCGGTTCTCCGGAGATCTAGGGTTGAACTGATGTCGTCTCCCTCTTCGTCAGTGAACGGGGAAGGGGAACGCCGGAGATCTTACATCATTTTTTGCTACACGCCACAAGTTTGGAAGTTTTGCAAAACTATGTTGCATCTCTAATTAAGTTAGATACACAGGAAAAAAAAAGTCAAACAGGTGCCCTAAATAAATCACCATTTGGGTCAACGAGTCTCGAAAGCCAAAAGCCTGCTCTTATATTCTCATTCAAATAGTATGCATCCACGTTATACACTGAACCCATGATCGCTCCGGCATGCATAACGTTCTCAATGACATCATTGCCAAGCTTTCTACAGGGATTGAAAATATAAGATATGCAAATCACATAATAGATCGCATGAATGTTCAGAGCAAATATGTTTCAGGTCTAAGACAATTATTCTCAGGCAACCACCAATTTCTAGATTCTTTGaaagtctcttttgcaggaaacaGTAGTATGATTTTAGGTCGAAGACCTTCACTGCAAGGACAACACTGAATTACTAGTACAAAATAAACAGCAACGAAGAACAGGTTATAGCATTCTTACAACTCCGAAAACACACCACTATTCTTTGTTACTCCTGAGCCAAATTAATTGTCGCAGCTCAATAGTACACTTGTCCTAGACATACTATACGGCTGAGCCACTTAATTTGGGCCTGAGGGAGTACTACAAGCCACCTTACAGGCCATTGCGTCACGAGTCTAAAATCAGAACACCAAACAGAACAGGAGATCGGAGAATAACAACTGATctttattgtcttgatcaacACGAGGGGTCGGCAGACTTGGAGCTCCAACTCAATCAGCTACATCACCCAGTACTGTTGAAAGTAACAGAACATCATTACTAACGGCTAAAGACAAATATGAACTGACGAGTTAGCTTGTACTAGTTGAGAAATGTGTGTGCAATAAGACCAAGTTCAGGTAGGTTCCACGAGAAATTCTTGCAGTGCACATGTAAGAAAAATGTTATACAAGACTAAGTGTTATTATCATAATGTTGATATATCGGTTTGCTTCATGTCATACAATTCACATGCATATGCTTTTAGCAAACTAAGAATCACATTAAAGGATTGGCTCTGCTTCTCTACAAAGAAATGCATGCTTGTCAATAAAATTCTCAGTTGTTCTGCGCAAAATACAAAGTTTATCCTATTCCAAACTTGCACATGTCAACGATAGCGAGGTTTTTTTTTCTCACATGGCGTTGAAGCTTGCAAGTGACAATCTCCTTTTATTTAAGATGTTGTCCAATCTCATAGCAAAATTTCTTCTCTGATGGTTCATTCTCTAAAGAAGCTATGGAGATGCTAGGCCCCATTGTTTCTTTACCACTTGACGTTTCATCCTTGCTCTTACGCTTACTACTAGAAGAAGGTGCTTCCTGTTCCTGTTCCTGTTGCTTTTCAGCATCTGTAAATGGTTAGAAGATGAAAATGGTTACCAAGTAGTTTACTCACAATTCAATTGCTATCAAAAGATTCAGTTCATCACAATAGTTGCTAGTGTCAAATGGTGGTAAATGTTAGTTCAGTTTGATCAGGAAGCAGTAAAGTTAGTAATTGTGAACTTATAATTTAATTTAGTTAGATATCATATGTTGTGGTGATTGAAACTGCGCCCCAATTGTAACAGTCCTGATGGAAGTCATGGTCATCACTCATCAGCAAGTTACCTACAACAGATTACAGGCAAAGAAACTGTAACATACCTCGGCAAGCAGATGTTTGAGGCGTGGAAGCAGGCACAAACCCAGCAGGCGGCCATGCCATTTGGAAAGGGTAAGCCATGGAACGATGGCAAAGAAACTTATCCTTGATGCTCAGGTTGTTGAGATCAATGAGAAAGTGAGAATACTTGGTACCCTTAGAGTAAATAAGAGCTAGTCCAGCAGACACCATACTCATACTACGGAATGTCGGGTAGAGGCTGATGAACTGGCATTTCTGAGCTTGCTTCTCCAACTCCCACGCACTGCCGCCACTGCCAGTGTGATTCTTCTTGAGTAGCCACACCTGCAGCGTGGCTCTGCCGACAATGGCCACAAGGCAACACACGCCGCCCTCGGTGTCTCCTATGGTGTACACTGGCCTTAGCGAATTCTTTGAGACGACTACCAGTGGAGCTGGGAGAGGGACCGTGGAGAATGCCATGGTGCTGGTGTCAAGGAGGAGCAACGAGCTTTGGTCACGCCTCCAGAATATAAGCCCGGCCGCGGCAGCTGGCATTGCCGGCATACGCAGTGTGGCCACATCGATGCCGTCCACCCACGGGTGGCAGCGCCAGTCCGTGCCGGAGCGGTACTCCATGGCTCGCAACCTTGGGCCATCTCGCTGCACGCTGACCACGCGGATGGATTCCCCATGGCCGCCGAGCAAGCAGTTCGCCAGGTATTCTGTTGTGGGTACATCAGGGGGAATGTCGTTGGGTGGACGGCGCACGGCGACATGCTGGCGGGAGACGGGGTCGTACACGGAGAGGGAGTGGCCTTTGCAGAGGAGC
It includes:
- the LOC127332107 gene encoding uncharacterized protein isoform X1, with the translated sequence MPPQPQAAAGSSTSPPPHAPRPPLQMATPPAQPMATSAAVTTTTIDSLKDDNIEEILLRLHSSASLARAALSSSRWHRVASSPDFLRRFRERHPSPPLLGLFVSQADRGQLPVFHPSASVRSDRDLAAAARGGDFLLTRLGHDPAWRLRDCRNGRLLLCKGHSLSVYDPVSRQHVAVRRPPNDIPPDVPTTEYLANCLLGGHGESIRVVSVQRDGPRLRAMEYRSGTDWRCHPWVDGIDVATLRMPAMPAAAAGLIFWRRDQSSLLLLDTSTMAFSTVPLPAPLVVVSKNSLRPVYTIGDTEGGVCCLVAIVGRATLQVWLLKKNHTGSGGSAWELEKQAQKCQFISLYPTFRSMSMVSAGLALIYSKGTKYSHFLIDLNNLSIKDKFLCHRSMAYPFQMAWPPAGFVPASTPQTSACRDAEKQQEQEQEAPSSSSKRKSKDETSSGKETMGPSISIASLENEPSEKKFCYEIGQHLK
- the LOC127332107 gene encoding uncharacterized protein isoform X2, with amino-acid sequence MPPQPQAAAGSSTSPPPHAPRPPLQMATPPAQPMATSAAVTTTTIDSLKDDNIEEILLRLHSSASLARAALSSSRWHRVASSPDFLRRFRERHPSPPLLGLFVSQADRGQLPVFHPSASVRSDRDLAAAARGGDFLLTRLGHDPAWRLRDCRNGRLLLCKGHSLSVYDPVSRQHVAVRRPPNDIPPDVPTTEYLANCLLGGHGESIRVVSVQRDGPRLRAMEYRSGTDWRCHPWVDGIDVATLRMPAMPAAAAGLIFWRRDQSSLLLLDTSTMAFSTVPLPAPLVVVSKNSLRPVYTIGDTEGGVCCLVAIVGRATLQVWLLKKNHTGSGGSAWELEKQAQKCQFISLYPTFRSMSMVSAGLALIYSKGTKYSHFLIDLNNLSIKDKFLCHRSMAYPFQMAWPPAGFVPASTPQTSACRDAEKQQEQEQEAPSSSSKRKSKDETSSVLGDVAD